CTCGGTCATCTAGCAGGATGTTCTCACACTTTAGGTCCCTGCATGGGGAAGCGGAGGTGAGGCTGGGCCTGAGCTCAGGCGGCTCTCTCCATGTGGTGGGCGGGTGGGCTGGGCGGCGCCCTCAACTGCCATGCCTGAGCTGGGGCAGTGCGCCGCAGCACTGGCTAGCTGCCGGCACAGCCTGTGGGCCCCCTGCTCCAGCCCCGGGCAGCGGCAGTCGTGGGGCCGCTGGCTCCAGCACCAAGTAGGCGCGCCAGCTGTTCCGGTAGGTCTCGTAGAGCTGCACCTACTGGATCCCGCCCGCCTGCCATCACCCCGAGGAGGGGCCGTCAGGTGCACTGGATTGGGGTCTCAGGATGGGGCTGGGCTCGAGCGTAAGGGTCCCAGGAGGGGAAGGCggcaggcctgggctgggcaggagggGACCAGGATGTCTTGGGGTCTCTGCCCACCACGTTCAGGTGCTTGTAGGTAGCACTGAGTGACGAGGTCTCACAGGGCAGGAACTTGCAGGAGAACTCCACAGAGGCCTCAGCGGTGGAGACGATCTTGATAGCCACCTGCGGGAGTGGAGGGTGGCCACCGTGCGGAGACCAGAGCCCCGGGGGCGGGATGTGGCAGAGCAGGCCCTGTGGCCTTCGTGCATGTTGCTGAACTTGGCCGGGGCAAGGCTCGGTGAGCAGCGTCCTTGGGGGGCCGCTCTGGTCTCCTGCCCACTCCTGTCCCAGGCACTTATGTGTTCGAGGGGTCCAGGAACTGGGAGTGATCAGCCTGCCCGAGCCTTGGCCTTCAGGGAGGATGCAGGACCAGGAGGGGGCCAGAGCACCTGGAAAGTGCCTGAGTGGGGTTAGGACAGGGGcctcagggctgggctggagggtGAACCACGGATCCCCCACCCCATGGGGAGGAGGTGGCCTGCCTCTCTGTGGTGTGGCACGTACCCCGCAGGTCAGAGGCCAGCTTGGAGTTGGGCTGTGTGCGCTCCTGCGTGGCATAGGCCAGGTAGACTTTGGAGAAGGCCCCAGAGCCGATCTTCTTGGAGGAAGGCGGGTAGCTGTTGTCCCTGCATTCGCATACCTGCTCCATGAAGGCTCTCTGGTCCATGAAGGTCTGGTCTGACCTTCCGGAGGTCAGGGCACTGCGGAAGGGGTTGGGGCCATCCAGCTCACCGCAGGGCCTTGGGGACGGGGGGCGGGAGGCGTGACTGAGGCCTGACCTGTTAGCGGGACAGGGGTGATGGGGCTGCAGGAGGCCAGCTGGGACCTGCGCCCCCTCAAGGCTGCAGCCGAGTTTCTGAAGTCTTCCTGGGACTGGGGCAGAGACACGGGAGGGCCCAGGACTGAGAACTCGGGGTGGGAGGCTAACACAGCTGCACAACCATAGACTGGCACGGGGAAGGCAGGCTCTGGGATAGCGGGGGCAGATTCTAGAGTGGAAGGTTCTATAGCTGCACCTGCAGCGCGCCCTCGGAGGGGGTGTCCTATCCCCCAGGACTTGCTTGCCCTAAGAACATCTTGCTggaaccagccctgccctgcctgagGCCCATTCTCTGGGGTGAGAACCCCAAGGGCCAAAAGAGGCGTTTTTTGGACGGTGCtgtgaggcttgcaggatcttatttccctgtccagggattgaatccaggcctttggcagtgaaagtgccaagtcacATCCACtggcctggggacttccctggtggcgcagcggttaagaatccgcctgccaatgcaggggaccccggttcaatctctggtccaggaagatcccacatgccacggagcaactaagcccgtgcgccataactactgagcctgtgttctagagcccacgaaccaccactactgaagcccacgcgcctagagtctgtTCCCCAattagagaagccactgcaatgagaagcccacgcactgcaacgaagagtagtccctgctcaccgcaactagaggaagcccacgcgcaacactgaagacccaacgcagccaaaaaacaaaaacaaacaaacaaaaaaaccactggCCAGCCAGAGAATTCCCAAAGCCACCCAGCCTTCCTCTGCTCAGGCCTGGAAGCTTCTGCTCAGGCCAAGACCTGCTGCAGAGGCCTTTCCCCCAGAGCTGTCTACACACTTGATGACACATTCCCAAGCAAGCAAGTAACCCTCGCCCCCGCCTGGGTCCACCTCAAACCCCAGCTCCAGGAGAGATGCGCCAACATGgtccctcccttctcctggccCCTGGAGTCTTCTGTGAGTGCCTTTACCATGGGGAGCCAATGTTTCCTAAGTGCCTGCTGTgagccaggtgctgttctaaggGGCAACTACCAGCTCCCAGAGTCCTGCTCCTGTGCACAGACCGCACCCGACATGCCTGTCCTGTGGTAGGCAGTTCACACCCAGGATTTCAAATCTGAGTAACACCAAGCGATGCCCCCTTTCCAGACGACACAACTGAGGCCCAAGTCGTAGTCTCTCTTCTGTGAGCTGGACGGCACAGTGGCTGGGGGCTGCCGTCCTGGCAGTGGCTGGGGACTGGACTTGTCCCCGCCGGGATCCACGGTCCGCAGGGTGCTCCCGCTGCAGGGAGAGCCTCGGAATGCTTGGAATTGAACTGCTGCGGCACATTTTGTCATCCCTGTTGGACTGTGAGCTGCTTGAGAACAAGGCTGGTGTTTGATGTTCCGTTGCTCACCCACAACCCTTGTCTAGCAAACTGCCTGGAGTATAGAAAATATGGGCAAACTAACTGGTTTGCTACTGACCTGGGGGTTAGGAAAAGAGAAGCTGCGCCAGGTATTTCAAGGGGAGGGTAAcgttatatttgtctttctctttctgacttacttcacttagcatgataatctctaggtccatccatgtccctgcaaatgccattatttcatccttttttatggttgaatagtattccattgtatacatgtgccacatcttctttatccattcatctgtcagtggacacttaggatgcttccatgtcttggctgttgtaaatagtgctgctattaacactgaggtgcatgtatcttttcaacttATAGTTtactccagatatatgcccaagagtgggattgctggctcatatggcaactctattttgggttttttgaggaacccccatactgtttgccatagtggctgcaccacttcacattcacaccaacagtgtaggagggttcccttttctccacaccctctccagcatttgttatttgtagactttttaatgatggccattctgactggtgtcaggtggtaccttattgcagttttgatttgcatttctctaataattagcaatgttgagtatcttttcatgtgcctattggccatctgtatgtctttggagaaacgtcttctgtgcatttaaaaaaaataagtgtatttattttatttattttacttttgactgagttgggtcttcgttgctgcctgcaggctttctctagttgtggtgagccagggctactcttcgtcgtggtgtgcaggcttctcattgcagtggcttctcttattgcagagcatgggctctaggcatgctggcttcagtagttgtggcacgtgggctcagtagttgtggcttgcggactctggagcacagcctcagtagttgtggtgcacgggcttagttgctccgcagcatgtggcatcttcccggaccagggctcgaacccatgtcccctgcattggcaggcggattcttaaccactgcgccaccagggatgtcctttctgtgcatttttcgattggggtttttttttttatggatttctatgagctgtttgtatgttctGGAAATaaagcccttgttggtcgcatcatttgcaaatattttctgccattccataggatgtctttttgttttgtttatggtttcaaagcttttaagtttgattaggtcccatttatttatttttgcttttacttttttttttttttttttgtggtacgcgggcctctcactgtcatggcctctcccgttgcggagcacaggctccagacgcgcaggctcagcggccatggctcacgggcccagccgctccgcggcacgtgggatcctcccggaccgggacacgaacccgtgtcccctgcatcagcaggcggactctcaaccgctgcgccaccagggaagccctgcttttacttttattgccttggaagactgacctaagaaaacattggtacgatttatgtcagagaatgttttgcctatgttctcttctaggagttttatttttttaaataaataaataaatttatttatttatttaatttatttatttttggctgcgctgggtctttgttgctgggcctgggcttttctctagttgtgggagcgagggctactcttggttgtggtgcgcaggcttctcattgtggtggcttctctttgttgcggagcatgggctctaggtgcttggtttcagtagttgcagcttgcgggctcagtagttgtggctcgcgggctctggggcgcaggctcagtagttgtggtgcacgggcttagttgctccgctgcatgtgggatcttcccggatcagggctgaAACCcggaacccgtgtctcctgcattggcaggtgggttcttaaccattgggccaccggggaagtccctaggaGTTTCATTGATGcctgctcatcttttttttttttttttttttttttttttttgcggtacgcgggcctctcattgtcatggcctctcccgttgcgtagcacaggctccggacgcgcaggctcagcggccatggctcacgggcccagccgctccgcggcatgtgggatccccccggaccggggcacgaacccgtgtcccctgcatcggcaggcggactctcaaccactgcgccaccagggaagccctatggctgCTCATCTTGATTCCCACGGTCTGTTGGCATACTGGACGTGTGCCTCCAGTTTGCGTGTGTGTACCTTTTTGCGGAGGGATCCTCGGCCCTGGGTCTCTCGGGTGTTGGTTGGGTGttcagtgtgtgtgcatgtgtgagagaTATAGGGCATGACAGTGCCTGTGTGTGTCCCGGTCAGGCCCACCTGGCGTGCGTACCTGGACAGGTATGTGCTTGTGAGAGGACCGGCTTTGGGCGCACTGACGCGCCGAGCCGGCGTCGCCGATGCCTCTCCCGGTATGTGGGGCGGTGTCTGTGTGCCGGGATCATCGCGGTGTAAATGTCGTACGAGGACACAGCAGAGTGGGAAGGGAGCCGCGTCCTGCGCCTGCGCAGTGGCCGGCCGCACGCCTTGAGGCGGACAGGGCTGCCCTACTGGCGCCCAACAGTCAGGTGTGGCGGTCACGGggcggcagggggcggggccgagCGCGAGGCGGAGTTTGCGCACTCTCACTCTCTGGCGTTCGGGGGACCGGGTGGAGAGGGCGAGAGGGACGCACCTCCGACCAGTGAGCGCAGAGATCGcttgggggcggggccgggctgcCGCGCGCCGGGCCACGGTTGGCGGGGGGGGCGGTGGCCTCGCCGCGTGGCCCCGCCCACTCCGGTCAGCGGCAGGCGGGAGGGCGGATGCCGGGCTGCGGCTGCCGCGGCTCCTCAGGTAAATGGGGTCGGGGCCCGGGATCGGGGCTGGCGGCGGTAACTCGGCGAGGCGCCCGTCGGGGAAGCCTGGGCTGCGGACTCTCGGGCCGCCCCCTTGGCCAGGCCGCCGCGGGAAACCGAGTCAGGGGGCGCCTCTCCAAGGTCACCGGGCGAGCGCGGAAAGGGTCCCGGGCGTCGCGGGGCCGAGCCCACCCCCTTCCCCGGGCTCAGGTGCGCCCAGCTGCGCGCGGAGCCGCATTTCCCGCGTCACAACCCGGAAGAGCGCCCTGGGAGCCGAGCCGCTCACATTCTTCGTCGCAACGGCATGGGGAGCCCGGCCCCCGTGCCCGTGCCCTCCCAGGGTGGGACTCGGAGTACCTGGTCTCTGTGCCCGTCTCCTCCCTGGGGGGCGCTCGGTCCCCAGTCCTAGCGCCTGTCACTCCGGAGGCGTGTGGTTCACGCCCTTGCTTCCCCGGGGGGAAAACGGGGTCCTCCCTATGGGAAGCTAAGCCTAAACCCGAGAGTCCCAACGCGCAGGGGCCGTTGTATTCGttccattttctctttgactGTAGAGCAGGGAGGTACTTTATCCACAGTCCTGAGGATTACTGGTCATGTAAGGTAGGCGTGAAGCTGGAGGGCTGCAGGACGTCCCGCTCTCAATCCAGGTGAGAGCTCCGTGGTGCTAGGCCAGGGCTGGCTCCCAGTCAGCCCCTGGGCCCTTAGGCCCAAGTTTGGGTTCTGGTTTTCCTGGAGCGCCAGCACAGCTAGGGCCTGAGGTTCCCCGTTGCCGGCCCagccggggtgggggcggggctgaCTGGTAAGCTCAAGGGCAGTGAGGCACAAAGGGGtgcggggggcagagggggcgGGTGTGGGGATGTAAGCGGGAGCGGCTGCCTGGTGCGAGGGGCAGGTGGGGTTGGGGTGGAGGCTGGCTGAGGGGACCACCCTGGAAAGGGATGGTGGTAGAGGTGGGGAAGAAGGTGGTCAGTGAGTCACTGTAGGGTGTGGGAAGGGAGATAGAGGAACAGGAGGGGGTGATGCTGACCTCTGACCCACGTAGCTGAGTGCACGATGATACAGGAAAAGAGGCAGGTGAGGTGGGGGTCGGGGAGAAGTCGGGGTGACGATGGTGTTAGAGCCGTTGAGTGTGCGTGGCAATGGTGGTCCAGATGGAGAAGGCCAGCAGGCGCTGGGCCCCAGGAGACCCATGCGGGAATCATCAGTGTGGGACACTTGAGTGGTGGCATGATTGTGACGTGGTTGCCCCTGTGGTCCTGGCAGCCAAAGGGCCTGGGGATGCTGTTGTCAGCAGGGTCTTCGGCCATCATGGCTCACGCAAGCACGCGTCTCTCGTCTCTCTTTGGTGTCAGAATAGGATCACCTGGAGTTGAGCTGTCTTGGTTACCTTGACACCGACGTCCATGCTGCGGTGGATTGTTTGGACCTGCGTCTTGCAGTTTCTCACTCCTCCAGGGCTGTTTGCTGCCTGCTGAGGGCCCTCAGGGGATCAGAGGTGGAGCCCGTGGCTGCTTGCCGGCTCCCTCACCTTCACAGCTGCCGCCTGTGCCTGGAAGCAGGTGTCTGTGCTTAGTTCGGACCAGGGTCCACCGAGGCCCAGGTGGGCAGCCGGCTCGCTGCTTGTCTGTGATCAGCAGCCCCAGATCTCGTGAGCCCCTTCGTGGAGCTGAGTTACTTGATCTTCTCGAGGTAGGGCCCCAGGAAGGCTCCTGCTCGGTGCTCAAGGAATGGTGGCTGCTGGACGTCGTGAGAAACGTGCTTTCTCCACTGAGCTGGAGGGCCACCCAGTTCTGGGGGGACACCGCTTGGCATGGCTTATGTTGAGAAACGGTGTTCTCAAAGGACTGTGCTTCCTGGGTCATCTGCCCAGGTTCTTGTCGGTGACTCTGGAAGCTGATTCCTTCTCTAGCTCCTGTGCTAAGAGGGGAAGACCCTGGGCCTTGTgcgtgggtgggggtggggagttccTGCGACCCCCCAGGGCCTCCTGACTTCCCAGTCTCCCCTCACACACCTACCCTCCAGACCAGCTCCTGGCTGcctctgggctgggctgtgtgTGGCCTCCTTGGCCTCCCACACGCACTTCTGACCCCTCTCCGGCTCGGCAAAGTTGGCCCAGCACCTCTGTTAGCGTGTGCCAGTTCATGTGGCAGCCATAATACAAGTGGGCATCTTTCAGGCCAGGGGCTCTGTGGGTGGGGGCAGCACCTAGTGGGCATTACTAAATGCCATTGAATGAATGCTGAGTACAGGTGAgcgaggaggaggggtgggagagggaggagggagctgctTCCGCGCTCACCCACAGCGCGTCCAGTGTGGGAAGGAGGACCCTGTTGGCCCTGCTCCGTGCCCTGTGCTGGGAGCATCTGGGCAGGTGTGGAGGAGGGCAGTGCAGGAGCCAGTCCCGGCGGAAGTCCCGCCCCATCGCTGACCAGCTGCTGACAGCACGTGCCTCGCAGACCTGCTTGGCCGTGCAGATTAAAGGAGATGGTGCCTCTTCAGTGCATCCTGTGGGACGCGGGGAGCCTCCCAGACCTGTCCCCGTCTCTGCACCCCCTTCCCCTGCAGCGTGTTCACCTCGATTTGCCGTCAGCTCTGTGCTCACAGGTCTGTCTGCTCCACAGACCtcctggcctggggcaggggcagcaggtgGAAACTTACAAAACCGGTCAAGCCCGGCTCTTCCACCAGCCAGGTAGTTTATACTTACTTGACAGCCACCTTTTTCCagtgcttgttttttaaaaagtctaaccAGATCCCTGATTGACACGTGTGTTTTCTAACATCTGCACTCACGGGAGGGCTTCTGTAGACGGATGTCGAGAGGTGGATGATCCCGTCACGCAGCGCGACCATTTGGGCTTGTGGGGGACACTCCACAGGCTCTGCTGGTTGTCCGCACCTGTGTGGTGGCCACAGCACTGACAACGTCTGGTGCTGGCAGAGCGCAGCTGTGTGCAGGCCTCACTCCCAGCGGCTCACTCGTGACGCGGGCAGAGCCCAGTCCTGGACTGGCCGTCTGCATACCGCCCTCCTTCTTGTTCGTCTTGTTGGTGCGGATGGGCTCCTTTGCGTGTTAGTAGGAGACAGATTCGCCTCTTGATTATGAACGGTTATGAACGGTTGGACCTGCTTTGTCTTTTAGTTACTTTATGCTCCACTGAGGATGGGGTGAGTTGTGAGAGTGTGGGGTTGTGGGCTTAGGTGTATGTGTATGGAT
The sequence above is drawn from the Tursiops truncatus isolate mTurTru1 chromosome 17, mTurTru1.mat.Y, whole genome shotgun sequence genome and encodes:
- the LOC117308659 gene encoding testis-specific serine/threonine-protein kinase 5-like, with amino-acid sequence MDQRAFMEQVCECRDNSYPPSSKKIGSGAFSKVYLAYATQERTQPNSKLASDLRGTFQVLWPPPGPASSLKAKVAIKIVSTAEASVEFSCKFLPCETSSLSATYKHLNVVQLYETYRNSWRAYLVLEPAAPRLPLPGAGAGGPQAVPAASQCCGALPQLRDLKCENILLDDRGFLKLSDFGFANRGVILYAMVTGNLPFKERQPHRMRYLMRQGPTLRPGLSPECQDLIRGLRQLRPRARLGLQQVAAQHGRLPAAHTLFRTVLGGVTPVAKKPEECELPTSPDNVEPSADSDPPRPLLHLRRPQQQCTPLESASGPAPEPTESPPRRAPLGLGSSS